The genomic interval GTGCTCCAGCAGCGAGTGTTTGGTGGTGAGAGCCTTGCTGCACACGGTGCAGGTGTAGGGCCGCTCGCCAGTGTGCATCCGGGTGTGGACCTGCAGGGAGTGCTTCTGGGCAAAGCCTTTCCCACACTCATTACACTTGAAAGGCCGCTCCCCTGGAATAAGAGCCCCAGAAACACAGTGTAAGCAAGTATACACATCTTCCTGTTTCCTCCTAAATTAAGATGACAATAAAGGGATTTCTCTTCAAGGCATACATCCAAAAGGCCCGGGACTGGAGAGAAAACATCAGCAATAAAATCCGGCAAGCCGGAACAGATGGATCTGATGCCAGCAGTGAGAAGGGCTGAGACAGAGCATAACACGGCCTCCACAACGCTCAGGAATTGGTGGCCCCTGTTATCTCTGAAGATGGGGGTGAGGATCAATGACAGTCTGTTTTAATAAAGGTACTTaggaccccccccccatcacAGAAGACTGGCCAGCTCCCCAACAAAGGCCAGAGACTGTGCTCTGAAGAGGGCAAAACAAATAGTCTCTGGACTATGGGTGTCCAGGCAGTGGAATGGGACTGTCCCAGGGAGAGCAAGTCCAAGTTTACTCTTGGGAGTGATGAGACTGTGCCCAGccttcttccctgctcctgctctagACAGGCAGGCTGGGAGGGTGGAACGCTTCCTTCTGAAATGTGgcaggctggggtgggagggtggcagATGCGATGCCAGGTGGCAGTGAGGAGGTGGGGTGCCACCCCCCCGTGAGGCCGTCATCTACAGGCCCTCTCCATACCCACGGTAACTCGCAGTCAACCATTCCAACATAGGACTAAATatgacatttaattaattaattttgtttatttatttttgagagacagagaatgtgagtggaggaggggcagagagggagagagagaatcccaagcagactcctcattgtcagtgcagagcctgacgtgggaggctcaaactcacgaactctgagatcgtgacctgagctgaaaccaagagccagatgcttaaccgactaagccatccacaCACcccaaacatgatttttaaaaaaccaccatTCAAGGAAGGCTTTTAGTTGAAACAGatacaaaacaagagaaaaaaacttgCAAAAAACAGAAGCTGCCCAAggggaagaaaacattaaaaactaataagAGACTACTGTTATTAACATACTCACCATGAACCAAAAAGAGGATTCacgataaaaattttttaaaaaggggtgtttgtgtggctcagttggttaagtgttcaactttggttcaggtcatggtctggtggttcatgaattcaaggcccgcatcgggctctgtgctgacagctcagagactggagtctgcttgggattctgtgtctcccgctctctctacccctccccaacttgcgctctctctcaaaaataaacattaaaaaaaattttttttaaaggaatttagaGAATAACAAGGGGCTTCTAGAAGTAAAACAGTAGAAATAAATCTCTAAGTGTTAAAAGATAAAGGGCAAATCTCCCAACAAGTAGAGCCAATTGTGATGGGAAATAGGAGATAAGGACATTGGGGGATGGGTCTGGAGGTTCAACATGCCGACAGCCAGCCGggagttccagaaagagagagcacagaaaaccaacaagagaAATCATCCCTAAAATACTTTCCAAGAATTTTCTGGAACTGAAAGACAGAGTTTCCAAATTGTATGGATCTTCCGTTAGCCACCGAAATAGATGAAAACAGACCCACACTAAAGTGATTCACTGCAAAATTTCATAACGCTGGGCACAAGGGGGAAGATTCTACATGCTGTTTTCCTGAACAAATCTTACAGAACTATTTAACTCTTTAAACTAGCCTCTATTatagttcaacaaatatttcccaaatgTCTACTTTGTTTAAAGAACCAGAATTCAAGGTTCTCAATCTATCCTTCAAACCAAGGCTCCAATTAAATCAGAGGCTCTGGGGCTGGTGCCCAGTCACTGGGAGTTTTAGAAGctccctaggtgattctaatgtgtggccggggagtacctgggtggctcatcagttaagcatctgacttgggcctAGGTCACAATCTTGCCAtcctggagttcaagccccgcattgggctctgtgctgacaacagagcctggagcctgtttcagattctgtatctccctttctctgcccttctcccctttctcactctgtctcactcaaaaataaacataaaaaaaaaagtttaattgagGCCATGGTGAGAACCACAGGGCTAGATGCTGCTGGGTCAGATGACAGCGAGCTGCGGGAGGAGAGGAGACTTAACTACGAGTCCCTATACTTAAGCTTACAATTAGGTTCAGGGGTATTTAACTGGTAACTACAGCCCGACCCAAAAGAGAGTGAGTTAAGTGTGTAAGAGAGGGCGCAAAGGAGGAAGGGAGTTTCTGGCAGggctgcactgtccaatatggtgccatttaaattaacttaaaaaattcagttcctcatcACACTCACTACATGTCAAGTACTCAAAATCACATATGGCTGGTggccaccatattggacagcacaaaTACAGAACGTTTCTGTTTTCACAAAAGGGTCTATTGGCCAGCGCTCGGTTAGAGGGACCAAACAGAAGACATTCACCGCTCGATGGCTGAGTGGGAAAGCTGTCCAGACAGACCTCGGCAAAAAGCACAGCTGTGGTCAAGATGAAAAATGTTCAAGAATCAGAAAGCAGAGTAAATCTGGCTAGAGTGTGGTACCTGGGCATTAAAGGCTTGAACAGACAACTCCCAAATAAGAACAGGGTTCTACAATCAGcctacctgggttcaaatcccagctctgtctctaTATGGATGACAACGGGGATAACACTTCCTACCTCGTAGGATTGTAGTGAGAATTAAGCACAGTAACATGTATGAAGGCCTTATTATAATGCCCATCACATAGAAGTTGCACAATAAATGACAGCTGTCATTGTCACCATGACTCCCAAACACGTTCCAGTAAGCTGCGAAAGTATAATTACCCGTGTGGCTCCTCTGGTGGACTGCCAAAAAGTGATTGTACTTAAACACTTTGCCACAGTCCTTACAACAGGCCTCAGGGCCGCTGGGGCGCTTTCTCCTTCCACAGACCCTTCTAGCTGGACTCCGGTCATCTTCGTCCCCAACAAGTTTGTAATCTTTCAGTTTGACGGACCTCCGAATCCTCCGCTTGCTGTACCCACTCTGGCTGTCCTGCCCGTCCTGGGTCTTGGGATCGCAATTCTCATCTTTTTCAGGGGGCACTTCCTCCCCTCTACCTGGCTCACAATCGTCTGTGTCTTTTGCTGGACTCTGTTCATTCAGTACCCCGCCATCTCCCTCTTTCACCACAAAGTTATGTCTGTTCTGAACTGAATTGTTTACTCTCAGCTGTATTTCTTCCTCTGCAGCCAGTTGTGATTTCCCCCCCTGCAAACTGTTGACTTTTCTTGGCCTTCCCCGTTTCCTCTTTGGAGGACTGTTTTTCTTATTAGAAATAACAACCATGGGGGCACCAGCAGCGCTCAACGTCGTTGGCTTTGGGGAGCTATGATTATTTTGGAAATCTGTGTAAGCCTTTACCAGGTCATAGACTTTTAAGAACTGAGCGGTAGCCAGGACTTGCTCTGTACTTTTCTCACTGGCCTGGAGACAGCCCGTGTAGATAAATTCCAGCAGCATGCCAAACGTGTCGGCAACCATGCCTTCCAGCATATAAATGGACTGACCAATCTCCCCCTCTTCAGCAAACATCATTGAGAAGTATTCACTACTGGCAGCAAGCAAGGCTTTGTGCGCCCGGAAATGCACATTCTCCACGATTAAAGTGATGTCACAGAGAAAGCCTTTCTTCCGCTGATCCTCAAAACTGGCCAGAACAGTGTCACTGTGAGTGTCCGAGTGTACGACAAGCTGCCCAGAAGGCTCTGATGAtgtttctgccattttctttAGAAGCCGAGCAGCATGAAgcctgaaataagaaaataatgattaaagaCGAGGAAGCATCATCTCACAAGATTAATCCTAGCCCAAACAGGCCTACTATTCACTTCACATTGTTAACGGAATTGTACCACTTGCCCACTTTCAGAAATTGATTTAAGAAAAACttagcttgggattctcatcCTTGGACCGTTACCTAGTTGGGCGAGTCTCCAAGATCCATGCTTCTTCTCAGGGTCTGTCTTCTCCTCTGTAAACGGGAAGGAACGGGAATCAGCCATCTCTAAAGTCCTTCCTCAGCACCAACTTTCCACAGTTGCACACACAATCAGAATGGGAACTGCAGTGTCTCGATTTCACGCATTATTAAGCATTTCGTCTGTGAAAGCATATTAAAGGGACCAAGAAAATGTACGGAATGAATTTGGGGGTAGCTGCAATGAAATAAGAACCTAAGGCGCATCGGGCCTCGCTTCGGAAGGATGGCACGATCGCCCAGGCTGGAGCCACACGGCCGCGCGGAGCGGCGGGCAGACGATTCCCCGGGGACCGGGCCCGCGGAGCGGGGAGCAGGACGCGGGGGAGGCCTCCACTGCCGGCCTGGGCCCCTCAGGCGGGACGGGGGAGCACACGGCTGGGCAGCGCTCACCGCGGCCACGGGTCCCGCGCCCCGGGACAGCGGGCTCAGAGGGACCTACCTGTCGGGGCGCCCGGCAGGGNNNNNNNNNNNNNNNNNNNNNNNNNNNNNNNNNNNNNNNNNNNNNNNNNNNNNNNNNNNNNNNNNNNNNNNNNNNNNNNNNNNNNNNNNNNNNNNNNNNNCGGCACCTTAATTAGTTTTGTCTCTTCCCAGATGCCTAAGCTCGCGTTAAGGTCTCCAATGTGCGAGGAGTGAATGAAATCGCCTTTACATTCAGTACCattatcatcattgtcatcatgtaatgctaataattattataatgtgcctcttaattatttttcacatttgtcttctccatttcctttctgcttACAGTACCTAGTCTAAGGGAGTGAAGAGAGGCGCCCTGGCTAGAGGACAGATCTGAGTACTGAGTGATCATGGGTGGATTGCTTATCCTCTCAATCTTGTTtaccttacctgtaaaatggaggtgtTAACACTAGTGTCAGCTAggttgggtaaacaagattaggtaggTAATGAATTTAGTGTCTGGCTTAATTCATATCTATTATGATTAAAATTGTCATTATGTTACTCAGACCAGCCTGgcttgtttaaaattttactagTTTGTATCACAGCCCCTTCTCTGAGGTGTTCTCTTTGTCCTGAATTGCCTCTAAACCCCAGGGTTTGTGGGGGTCCAGGTAGGATGAGGTGCTCTGCCTGACTTCTACATCAGCAGAAAAAGGAGTCAGTCTGAGGACCAGCTGCCCCATTACTTCTCGCTGTCACAGAACTGCAGGAAAAACACTGCTCCTACGGAGGCCCTGAGTCCAACAGCCAAAGATACCTCAGGGCCCAGTTTAGCCAGACGCTCTCACGGCCTGTTTTAGTCCCTGATCCCTATAGCTACAACTCTGTAAAAGGAGGTGGTCTGGGGGGGGATCTTCCAGTGTCTGCCACTCATCACAGAGACTTTGTTTAGGTTCCATATCGATTTTTCTTGAgatatttattgttctttttggtTATGGCCAGTTCTACCTTCAGCAGATCTTCACCAATTATTCATCTGACAAACATTTCTTCAGTGCCTATTAAGTGCCAGGCTCCGTGTCAGGTGCTGGGCATACAGCAACAAGGCCCTTGCCCTCATGAGGCTTACATTCTACTAagaggaaaaaggacaaaaatacaaGTAAACACATTGTTGGCTCTTTCCCTCCTGGAGCAAGTCACTGAGAGTGAAATCCATGGACCCAAACGGAGATGGTgaataggttttattttagttcggctGAACGGTCCCTCCggagtgttggcaagtcctcaggagagagcaccGCTGaacaggagctcagggtttttaagggctttggcaagacaaaataagtaatcaatcatagtttacagcctTCTGTAGTTGTCAATCACATTTTGATACACAAACGTttttgtcttaggagaaatttgaagtgaccaatcataggtccCAAGAGGaggcgaagcaggtgcacagaagcaagaactttgtggctaaagggtgggatctagcaacagtatcttagaaaacaagttaacctttcaGTTATAATTTATTGGTTATATCTTATGACTTCCAGAGCAAGAATACCaattgttcatgaggattttttaGAGTTTGCTTTGCTGGAACCTTTTATAAGAAATATCCAGGTTGAAATTTTAgtagcctctccaggccagaagccaagccaagaaCCTttcatcagacaggcctgcaatacctgttgaattgggccaattcctcttcccgaggttcccaacatatattgaggttcctgcacctgctaggaagtgaccttctttactcacctggggaggctgctgggaactctgtaagcaaggtatccagccaacatttccatgaggctttatggctctATGTTTCATAAAGTCAATGTTAGTTCCTTAAAGTagtctggtcatatctgagtctatgcatgactcttaaatatgacattccagtcaaagccttggtaaaataaccagtatttccaatggtgtcccgctacaaaatgaacagattcttattgaacttatgcaaacaattgtaattgccattaAAGAAGGAATATTCACtgggagtttttgaatttcagagggCTTAGGTAGagtgaaaagataaatgcttcagcttacaaacaaatactttatgacatttctgtatatcatagatatcttaagagaaagttttaaaaaaaaatctggataagcaaatattagagaaccagcaatatttttaacaagagtcacaaaactataattttcttCAGTTCATTTAGTCTCatgtttctaattcttgttcagtttgaatgcagctttttagctctggaaatttttacccattttagtattaattttaaagatgtcaagtacctgcatttgtcccaaaagttttctttataactctctttgaagaagaaacatgcagaaatggacattgttaaagatctgatgagagttcattatgatgtaGTTGACAAATTCAGTTACTTTTATGACACAAAACTCTTTAATCAGAATATTAAGTACTGACCTTATACCAAAAcagaagactttttattttaattcggTCTTACAACATAATATAACTTCAGAAAGCGTTATGCTTTA from Suricata suricatta isolate VVHF042 chromosome 7, meerkat_22Aug2017_6uvM2_HiC, whole genome shotgun sequence carries:
- the ZBTB24 gene encoding zinc finger and BTB domain-containing protein 24 isoform X2 — translated: MAETSSEPSGQLVVHSDTHSDTVLASFEDQRKKGFLCDITLIVENVHFRAHKALLAASSEYFSMMFAEEGEIGQSIYMLEGMVADTFGMLLEFIYTGCLQASEKSTEQVLATAQFLKVYDLVKAYTDFQNNHSSPKPTTLSAAGAPMVVISNKKNSPPKRKRGRPRKVNSLQGGKSQLAAEEEIQLRVNNSVQNRHNFVVKEGDGGVLNEQSPAKDTDDCEPGRGEEVPPEKDENCDPKTQDGQDSQSGYSKRRIRRSVKLKDYKLVGDEDDRSPARRVCGRRKRPSGPEACCKDCGKVFKYNHFLAVHQRSHTGERPFKCNECGKGFAQKHSLQVHTRMHTGERPYTCTVCSKALTTKHSLLEHMSLHSGQKSFTCDQCGKYFSQKRQLKSHYRVHTGKCFNTNH
- the ZBTB24 gene encoding zinc finger and BTB domain-containing protein 24 isoform X1, with product MAETSSEPSGQLVVHSDTHSDTVLASFEDQRKKGFLCDITLIVENVHFRAHKALLAASSEYFSMMFAEEGEIGQSIYMLEGMVADTFGMLLEFIYTGCLQASEKSTEQVLATAQFLKVYDLVKAYTDFQNNHSSPKPTTLSAAGAPMVVISNKKNSPPKRKRGRPRKVNSLQGGKSQLAAEEEIQLRVNNSVQNRHNFVVKEGDGGVLNEQSPAKDTDDCEPGRGEEVPPEKDENCDPKTQDGQDSQSGYSKRRIRRSVKLKDYKLVGDEDDRSPARRVCGRRKRPSGPEACCKDCGKVFKYNHFLAVHQRSHTGERPFKCNECGKGFAQKHSLQVHTRMHTGERPYTCTVCSKALTTKHSLLEHMSLHSGQKSFTCDQCGKYFSQKRQLKSHYRVHTGHSLPECTHCHRKFMDVSQLKKHLRTHTGEKPFTCEICGKSFTAKSSLQTHIRIHRGEKPYSCGICGKSFSDSSAKRRHCILHTGKKPFSCPECNLQFARLDNLKAHLKIHSKEKPASEASGMSGSNNTEEVRNILQLQPYQLSASGEQEIQLLVTNSVHNINFMPGPSQGISIVTAESSQNMTADQAANLTLLTPQPEQLQNLILSAQQEQTEHIQGLNMIESQMEPSQPEPVHVITLSKETLEHLHAHQEQTGELHLASASDPTQHLQLPEPAPPPPLSQEQS